The following is a genomic window from Armatimonadota bacterium.
GGCGTCGTTGAGGCTGCGCGCGCCAGCGGCGTGCGAATCATCCACGCGCCATCCGGGACGATGGACTTCTACGCCGGCACGCCGGCTCGACAAAGGATGATCGAGACGCCCCATGTCGCCCCGCCGGAGCCGATCGAGCACGCGGATCCGCCGCTGCCGATTGACGATTCTGACGAGGGCTCGGATACAGGGGAGACCGAGCCCCGTAAGGCCTGGAGCAGGCAGCATCCGGCGATTGGAATAGACCACAACAGCGATGTCATCTCGGATGACGGTCACGAGGTCTACAGCTTCCTCCAGCGAAATGCCATTGCGCAGCTCGTCATCATGGGCGTCCATACCAACATGTGCGTACTTGGGCGCTCGTTCGGTATCAGGCAGATGGTTAGATGGGGCGTCAACGTGGCTCTGGCGCGCGACCTCACGGACACGATGTATAACCCGGCGATGCGCCCATACGTCAGCCATGACGAAGGCACACGACTGGTGGTGGAGTACATCGAAGCGTTCTGGTGTCCGTCCCTGTCGAGCGAAGATCTGATGAGCTATTGACGGGCGGCGAGAGGCTGGATTCGTATGCGAGACGGCGACTTATGAACACGATGCAGGCCGCGGTGCTTCACGATTTCGACGATCTGGTGCTGGAGGAAGTACCGATACCCCGCGCCGAGCGATTCGGTGAAGTTGTCGTCGGCATCAAGTCGTGCGGGGTATGCGCGACCGACTACAAGGCGATCAAGGGCATTCGCCGCAATATCAAGTTCCCCTGTATCGTCGGGCATGAGCCGAGTGGAGTCGTCGCCGAGGTCGGCCCCGGGGCGCAGCACTTCAAGGTCGGCGACGAGGTCATCGTCCAGCCATTGGGGCACTGCGGTTTCTGCCGGCACTGTCGGGCGGGCAACGAGCACTACTGTGAGAACGCGTTTGTCACCGGCGGCGACGGCCCGCAGGATGTGTGGCCCGGGGCTTTCGCGGAGTACATGTTGACCAAGGAGAGCTGTTTGTTTCACAAGCCGCCCGCCGTTTCGTTCGACGCGGCGGCGGTCACGGAACCTCTCGCCGGCGCCTGGAAGGGCGTGGTTCAGTACAGCGAGTTGAAGCTGGGCGAGGACATCGTCGTCATCGGGGTGGGCAGCATTGGATTGCTGTGCATGATGGTAGCGAAGGCGGCAGGAGCGGCGCGCGTGATCGCAGTCGATACCAGCGATTACGCGCTCCGCAGGGCGTCGGCACTGGGCGCGACCCATGTCGTCAACCCGGCCCGCGAGGACGCCCGAGAGCGCGTCTATGAGATCATCCCCGCCGGGCCGGATGTGATCGTCGAGGCGGCGGGGCCGATTGAGGCGGTGCGACTGATGGTGGAACTGCGCCGGCGCGGCACCCGGTGGAATGTCTTTGGCATTACGACGCACGAAGAGTTTTGCCTGGATGGCGGCCTGACCCACTTTCTCGAAGGGCGCATGGACGCGAGCTTCGGCACCACGCCGGTGGCCATGGCGCAGGCGATTCGCCTCATGGAGACGCAGCTCATCGATACCGAAGAGGTCATTTCGCATCGGTTCCCATTGTCGGGCATCCACGAAGCGCTCGAGGTCATGGCGTCGCCGGAACACAACAAGATCATCATCAATCCATGACGCCTCGCGGAGAGTCTGACGCCATGATTTCACGCAAGGATGGCGGCGCATGATCCGCGCGGCNNNNNNNNNNNNNNNNNNNNNNNNNNNNNNNNNNNNNNNNNNNNNNNNNNNNNNNNNNNNNNNNNNNNNNNNNNNNNNNNNNNNNNNNNNNNNNNNNNNNCACCCTCGCCACCGCGAGCGCGGTTCCCCGCGACATGCCGATGACGCTCCTGGAGCGGCTGCTGCATATGATCGCGGACCCGAACCTCGCCTACATCTTCCTGACCGTGGGCATGATCGGCATCATCGCTGAGATCTACAACCCAGGCGCGTTGTATCCAGGCATTATTGGCGCGATTTCCATGCTGCTTGGCCTGACGTCGCTGGGGATGCTGCCGACGGGTTGGGCGGGCGTGGCCCTGCTGTTACTTGCGATGGGGCTGTTCGTCGCCGAGGTGTTCGTCGAGGGCTTCGGGATTCTCGGAGCGGGGGCGGCGGTCTCGTTCATCCTGGGGTCGCTGCTCCTGTTCGTGCCGGTGTCGCCGGTGTCGCCGGCGGCGCCAGTGGTGCAGGTGAGCCCGTGGTTGGTGGGTGGGATGTCGGCCGTGCTGATCGCGGCCATCGTGCTGCTCTTCCGCGTGCGCATGGCGATGTGGCGCAAGCCGCCTGCGTTCGGCGCGGAGGCTCTCGCGGGTCGCGAGGGCGTAGCGCTGTCCAGGCTCGATCCGTTCGGCACCGTCCGGCTCGATTCCGAGGTGTGGCGGGCCGAAGTGCGCAACGGCCCCATCAAGCGCGGCGAGAAAGTCCGCGTGGTGAAGCTGGAGGGCGTCACCCTTCTGGTCGAGTGCGTCGAACGCGACCGGGAAGAGAAGGAAGTCCCCGGACAGTGACGGTTTTCCCGTGACGCGACCGACTTCAGGTCGTGACGGCCTTCGCAGGCCATGCGGGTATGCGCATCGCCGCGCCACCAAGCTCCTCTTGCCCTGCAAATCCGGCGTGGGCAAGCCGAGCGTCGCGCATTGCTTCGCGCCGCAACGGGGATCATTCGTCATGCCACTGTCTCATGCTCGATGGCTCTTCTTCGACGTGGGCGAAACCTTGGTCAGCGAGACAAAGGCGTGGCAGGAACGGATCCGGCAGATGGTGAGGGCGTTCGCCGAGCGCGGCCTGGCGGTGTCGGCATCCACCATCGAGCAAGCATTTGAGGAAGCGTCGGCCGAATTCGCCCCGCGGCTGATAGCACGTGTGGTGGAGAGGTTCGCGGCGCGCGCGGATGACCGCGCGTTCGTACTCAAGAGAGCGCCCTATCGTGGGGAGTTGGAGGAGCCGCAGCCGGAAGCCTACAAGGTGTTGGCCACACTCGCGGGGACCTACCGAATCGGGGTCATCGCAAACCAATCGGCCGGAACCGAGGCGAGACTCGCCCAGCACGGCCTCGCGTCGTTCATCTCCATTTGCCTGGGGTCAGCCGATGTCGGGCTCGCGAAGCCCGATCCGGCCATAT
Proteins encoded in this region:
- a CDS encoding isochorismatase family protein — encoded protein: MRAREVAVLICDMWDEHWSRGATERVVEMAPRMNGVVEAARASGVRIIHAPSGTMDFYAGTPARQRMIETPHVAPPEPIEHADPPLPIDDSDEGSDTGETEPRKAWSRQHPAIGIDHNSDVISDDGHEVYSFLQRNAIAQLVIMGVHTNMCVLGRSFGIRQMVRWGVNVALARDLTDTMYNPAMRPYVSHDEGTRLVVEYIEAFWCPSLSSEDLMSY
- a CDS encoding alcohol dehydrogenase catalytic domain-containing protein, yielding MNTMQAAVLHDFDDLVLEEVPIPRAERFGEVVVGIKSCGVCATDYKAIKGIRRNIKFPCIVGHEPSGVVAEVGPGAQHFKVGDEVIVQPLGHCGFCRHCRAGNEHYCENAFVTGGDGPQDVWPGAFAEYMLTKESCLFHKPPAVSFDAAAVTEPLAGAWKGVVQYSELKLGEDIVVIGVGSIGLLCMMVAKAAGAARVIAVDTSDYALRRASALGATHVVNPAREDARERVYEIIPAGPDVIVEAAGPIEAVRLMVELRRRGTRWNVFGITTHEEFCLDGGLTHFLEGRMDASFGTTPVAMAQAIRLMETQLIDTEEVISHRFPLSGIHEALEVMASPEHNKIIINP
- a CDS encoding nodulation protein NfeD, coding for TLATASAVPRDMPMTLLERLLHMIADPNLAYIFLTVGMIGIIAEIYNPGALYPGIIGAISMLLGLTSLGMLPTGWAGVALLLLAMGLFVAEVFVEGFGILGAGAAVSFILGSLLLFVPVSPVSPAAPVVQVSPWLVGGMSAVLIAAIVLLFRVRMAMWRKPPAFGAEALAGREGVALSRLDPFGTVRLDSEVWRAEVRNGPIKRGEKVRVVKLEGVTLLVECVERDREEKEVPGQ
- a CDS encoding HAD family hydrolase — translated: MPLSHARWLFFDVGETLVSETKAWQERIRQMVRAFAERGLAVSASTIEQAFEEASAEFAPRLIARVVERFAARADDRAFVLKRAPYRGELEEPQPEAYKVLATLAGTYRIGVIANQSAGTEARLAQHGLASFISICLGSADVGLAKPDPAIFRLALKRAGCEPHQAVMVGDRIDNDIRPAKALGWRTIRVLQGFAKAQSPRGPDEEPDFTVSSLKDIVSLLR